In the Arachis ipaensis cultivar K30076 chromosome B04, Araip1.1, whole genome shotgun sequence genome, TAGATTCAAATCCCAGTTTCTCCAAAATGAACCAAAGAAAATGCCACTCAACACGATCATAGGCTTTGCTCATATCCAATTTAACAGCCATTTCAGTCGATAGGCCCTTCTTCTTTGTCTTTAGATAGTGCATATATTCATGAGCGACTAGGACATTGTCTAAAATTAATCTACCCTTAACGAAGACACTCTGATTAGGGCTGATCAGCAAAGTCATAAATTTCTATAGTCGATGGACTAGTACTTTAGATACAATCTTACACACAACTGAGGAAAGACTGATGGGTCTAACCTGTATCATATTCTTTGCATAAGAAATTTTAGGAATGAGACAAATTTGTGTATGGTTGAAGCTCTTGAGTAGTCTACCACTGACAAAAAAATTGCGGACAACCTTAAAAAATTCTTCCCTACTAATCTCCAATAGAATTGAAAGAATTTAGCCATAAATCCATCATCAACAGGGAAGCTCTGGGGTGAACACTAAAGACCGCATGTTTTACCTCATTAAAACTGACCGGTCTAGTTAATTTTCTGTTCATGGTTGCTGAAACTTtggtttcaaaatttttgaatgcATGTGCCAAATTAGCTTGGTCAATCGATGTGAAGATATCCTTGAAGTATGTTTCAGCTACTTGTGCAATTTCTTCACGGGTGGTAGCATACGTACCATCATTCTTTTccagtttttaaattttatttctcaGGATTCTAGATTTGAATGATTGGTGAAAGAAACTTGTATTTCTGTCCCCTTCTTTTAGCCATTTTACACGAGATTTCTCCTTCCAATAGCTTTTCTCCCTAAAGTAAGCATCCTTAAGTTTATTTTCCAAGTCTTCAATCTGTTATCCCCTTGTAATACCCTCCTCCCTGAGGATTTTAAGTTGAGATGTGAGTTCATCAATGTCCTTCTTCGAATTAAATTTGTTCTGTTGCTGCCATTGAACAATACGGTGCCTATAATGCTTAAATTTTTTAGCCAAAACAAACATTGCTGAGCCATCCACTTGTTCCTTCCAAGCTTTAGTGATAATTATCCAAGTTTCTTCTGAACCACATCACCTCTCCTGAAACTTAAACCTCCTTTTTAGATTTTTCCATGGCCAGATTTGTATTAAGGAGAATAGGCACATGATCTGAACCGTTTTCTGCAAGACGAGACAGCAAGGCTGACGAAAAATGATCCATCCACTCACCGTTTGCAAGTATACGGTCAAGCCACTCCCTGATCTGGTCCTACCCTCCTCGCCTATTAGTCCAGATGAACCTTCTCTCAATCATACCCAAGTCCTTCAGTCCACCACCATCAATAAAATTCACAAATTCAGAAATAGATGAAGCTGATTTTAACCCCGCTCCTTCCTTCTCATCGAGGCTCACTATACCATTAAAATCACCTATAATGATaaccttttcaaaaaaattgtACAAAAGAGGAAAGCTATATGTAATGGGTAGACCGAATCCCATCTAAGCTATTTAAATGTATCCCAATCAGCCCCTAAGAGTAGTTGAAAGCAGGATCAGTTATCTTGACAGTTATGAAAAACTCTTTTTCAAAGTGAATCTCAACTGTCGTGTCTTCCTTCCATGCTAAAGCCAATCCATCAACTGTATCCGTCGAACTAACAATCCTCTAATCCATAAAATGACAAGATCTCAACTTACTTTTCACCAGACGAGATTGGTTTTCTGTTTCATATATAAATACAATCTCGAGAGAGTGGGGTTGGCACATTCCTTTAAAGAACTCTCATGGCGAATTAAAGGAAAGGAATAAAGAAGGGaataaaaaaggaataaaaaaggAATTGACAAAAGTCAAACATTGACTAGACGGCACAAGAACTCTGTTTTAGGAAAATTCTAGCAGAGCAATTTGAAAGAGTACGTACTCCACGTATATATATGCATCAAACCATTAACGATAAATCTTTAAATAGAATTTAGATCCGCAATAGATTAGCCCTTGACTTGCCAAATGGAAGAATACTGTAGAGAAGAAGGGAAAAAAAACTGATCCTTAGCTTATTCTCACTTTCAAACTTTTTCCCACAAGAGTAAAGAAGGGTGTTCTCCACCATACTCCACTCCTTGTCTTTGGTACCTTCCAGTTTTGTTGCCAGTATCACTTGCCAGCACACACGTGTCACTAACACCACTGTCAATCCAGCATCCCAGCACGCGTCTACTCTTCCTTCGACACCATCTACTCTCTCCAGCCTCTCTCATATGTGCATTAGGAAATCAAAACAAATTTTAATGAGTAAATGTCCAATTTGGTCCCCAAAATTCAAATCGCATATCAATTAAAACCCTCACTTTCATAAATGACCAACTACGTTCCTTAAATTGAGAAATCTGAGTGAACGGTCATCTTAACGGAGCTGATGTATACTGTTAAGTGCCAACTTGATATTCCAATTGTATGCTAACATGGACAAATGTTGAATCTGGCTCAAATTGATCCCCAAATTTGTTTTCTAATACCCAAATTAACCCATCTTAAATTATAAAACCCTAACCATCTTAAATTTTAAGAAGAGATGATAAAAATTGGAGGCGAATGAGGGTTACGATTTTGTAATTTAAGATGGACTAATTTAGTATTAGAAAACAAATTTGGGGGCCAATTTGAGCATATTAATGTACAGCTAGAATGTCAAACTAGCGCTTCACAGTATATATAAGCTCCGTTAAAACGACAGTCCACTCAGGGACGAACGTAGATTCATATTTCTCCATTTAAGGAACGTAGCTGATCATTTACAGAAGTTAAGAATTTAATTAATACGTGATTTGGATTTAAAAGAGCAAATTGGACATTTACTCAAATTTTAATACTAAGCGTAAAATTTAATTTGCCTttattcaaaacaaaaatgatcgaaccttaattttttaaaaatttatttaaactaAAAACTCTCCTAATGACCATTGATTCAAAGAATTAATGTTATTCACTAACAATGTTCCTTTTCAGGATAATGATTCTTCTGACCTTGTTAATTTTTATGTAAATATTGTATATTGAAATTGATTCCTACGAATTATTTGTATGAGTTTTGGACTTATTGGGTTGATACTTTGTACGTTTAATTTGTATCATATTCTTTCTCCATAATGCGTAACATTTAGATTAAGGGACAAGGAAGAGAGAAACGAAAATAGAacggaaagaaaaaaagaaggaaacTCTAATGACGAAATAGCTTTGTTCACTTGTGTTCATGTATCCAGATTATTTgtgtattcatttttttttttttggacaggaTTTgtgtattcatttatttatttatttgtttcctAGTATTTTTTCTTTGACTATTGTTCATGAATTCACATACGAGTTTTGGTTTATTGTTAGCAACTTTTTCATAATTGTTTATTTTTCTAGGTAAGAATGAgggaaaaaaagtaaaaaacacaCATGCACTGTGACAGGCTTGGACCGTCagcccagccaccattagaaccATTAGACAAGGCGGACATGCATTTTTGGACCATTGAAATAAGTGAGGCCGAGCGAAAACCCCGTTTTATGATTAATTTCCTCTGTTGCgaataaaagtaaaaaatggGCCAGTTTATTCAAAGTTGATAGCTTAATTGTTAGTTCTTGACTAATATTGTACACAAATCACAATACTAATGGCCTGTTGGATGTTTTATTAGAATTTTAAGTGATAATCttcttaaaagatatttttttgggCTTATATTAAGGTTACTAATGAAAACTTTTTACAGAaagcataaaaaaatttaaattttcaaaacacttattttatatttattaaagtaaaagttttaaattttctcCTATACAGATAAATAAttgcatttaatttttttttgaattggaTATAATCGAATTAAATGATTCTagataaaaagattttttatCGTTCTAGTCAAATACATATATAGTCTCATCATATGAGTAGTATTTATCGAATTAGATTAGTTTTATAATGATTTGAATGCTTCTTTTATTAGTTACGTATAACATATTGATTGTGGAATAATAATTGTGATGTAGTAGACTCGTTTATATAAATGTTGAACCTCTTAATAAATCGGTTTAAGTtgaattaatttatttatgttttttagtCCTAATAAATCGGTTTAAGATAAACTGAATTACTATAGAAATGTATTTTCCTACTCGATCAATTTATCTTAGAATAATTTAGTAGGATATAACAAATCAATTTAACTCAAACGATTTAATCATTTTAAGTTACATCGATTTATATAAAGACAATttaaaaatgataattaaaataggataatcTGATAATATTAAATACCAATCATTTTAAAAGCATATTTTTTGGAGTAAATTATAAATGATCAAATTTGTCttgaataattatttattttttaaattggtctctaaaaatttttttaattaaattcatctttcaaaaattttaaattggtcATATTAGTACTTTCGTTATTTTTACTAATGACGTCAAAATTTATTGATGTGATACGTTAAGTGACATAATACTAACTACAACACATACTTGACAATTTTAATTAGCTGCTAACATGATAAATTTATGAGATTATATCAAATCAACCTCAAATTTAATAGGACCTTGAGGAATTAAAATTTCTCAATTTagaattaatttgatttaattttataaacttatCATGTTAGAAGCCAATTAAGATTTCAAGTATATGTTGTAGTGTCATTTAACATATTATATCAGCAAATTCTGACGCTATCAATAACAGAAGTGACAAACGGGTTAACGTGTCTAACTTAAAATCTTTGaagtataaatttaattaaaaaaattagagagaCTAATTTAGAGAACAAATACTTTTTAGGGATGAATTTAACTATTTATTCATATTTTGCGAGATCATTATtctttaagagaaatcctaaaaaaataatcaaaatttNNNNNNNNNNNNNNNNNNNNNNNNNNNNNNNNNNNNNNNNNNNNNNNNNNNNNNNNNNNNNNNNNNNNNNNNNNNNNNNNNNNNNNNNNNNNNNNNNNNNNNNNNNNNNNNNNNNNNNNNNNNNNNNNNNNNNNNNNNNNNNNNNNNNNNNNNNNNNNNNNNNNNNNNNNNNNNNNNNNNNNNNNNNNNNNNNNNNNNNNNNNNNNNNNNNNNNNNNNNNNNNNNNNNNNNNNNNNNNNNNNNNNNNNNNNNNNNNNNNNNNNNNNNNNNNNNNNNNNNNNNNNNNNNNNNNNNNNNNNNNNNNNNNNNNNNNNNNNNNNNNNNNNNNNNNNNNNNNNNNNNNNNNNAATTTTAGTTATCAATCCTATTTCTTTAATTaacaataatatattttaatttatatttttaaatattaataattaattattgactAACTAATAAATTTTAATGGGATGCCaacgttttttatttttttaattattcttatacAAAAGGGAGCAAACACCCATGCCGTCGTGAAATTTGATTAAGTCTCACATACATTCATTATTCAGATAGTCTTAGAAATAAATTAAGTcaataaattttaattcaaatacgCTGCCTCTTAATATTTTACCATATTTTGTTCTAATCTTTTTTATCCtttgaagaattttttttatcaatttcttAATACAGCCTTCTAAAAGCTTTACTATTGATTTAGTCATTTAATTCTCTtgtttaaccaaaaaaaaaaaatattgcatACATGTTTCTCCATTTAATTTGTTTTGACTAACAATAATGCTTGTCCCTTCAATTTAATTTACAAGAAAGTCTAATTTGCTCGAGGTGAAAtgacaaatattttaaatattcaaCAAATAATATGCACCAAAAGGTAGGTAATGTTAATTTTTGTcgtatgaaattattttttttggttgctttttattatatttttaagattattacatattttttaaaatattttttctcataaatttaagaaaaaaaaattgatcttTAGCATTTTGGCCTGCCAACATTTAaatttatgaaaatttaaaaatatatttaaatttttgacctcttcaaaatttaaatatatgaatCCCTGAGTTTAATGTatccaattttaaaaattctctcATATACATTCGTATCAATAGTAAAAATGAAAGTCACATTTAATTTTTCTATTGTGTCTCACAGACCCACATGATTAATATGTCAAGattttaaaaaacttaaaaatttaaatatattttcaaatttttaaaaaattaaatatatgcgAATTAAAACGTCAGTAACCTATTTAAATTCTCAAATACCACTTTGatatttataaaaagaaaaaaaatttaaattttaaaagattggTTCATCTTTGCCTGTTCCTCTGCCTCATTGCTCTGTTTCTTCGTCTTCTGGTTCGTCTTCACatcataatgaaaaagaaaatttgttCTTCTTCAACGCCCTCGTTCATGCTCTCAATAATCTTCATTGTGTTCTTCGTCTCCTTCGTACTCATCACAATGTTACTCCACAGAGAGCGTCAGCACCAACAGCATCTTTTCTCTCTCACCACTCAGCTTCATCAACTCAACTCAAAGCTTTCACTTTTAGGTCAATCTTTTCCCCTCTTTTGCAGATTTTGTCACCCGAGCAACGATAATATGTGAATGCCAAAGAATTTTTTTAAGCACTTTAAAAACAAATAGTATATGCattcttcttaatttttttttctattgcaTGCTTAATTGTGGTTGTTGTTTTGATATCTATTCTTCATTTTACATCATGGAAGAATCCTCCATTGAGAAGATTAACCATGAATTGCAGAGTAAGGAGGATGATGTTGCTCAAATGGAGAATGTGATTTTGGAGCAAGAAAATATTGCACCCATAAAGAATACGATGGATTCTATTCAGGTGAGCTTTGTATATTTATCAGATTAAGTAATGTTCTAGAGccctaaaaatattattaaacattGGTGAAAACTCACATGCATGCAGTTGGAAGTTGACAGATGAGAAGCTTTAGACGGCATTTTAGTCAAACCTGTCAACTTCATAGGAAGACAATACAGTAAAATGTGGATATTTTCAATGTAAATAATGATTATACATActcaatttatatttcttttgtaaTCCAAAGACAGGAAAACATAAGGTATATATTTCAGAGAAATAGGCAAACTGGTGAGAAATATGGCCAGAGTGTTTAGAGAATGGAAGGAAAACTGAagaatgtgatttttaattttaCTGATAATAGAAGAAGTAATGCAAGTGAAGAGCATGCTTAGATAGATTGAGTGTGAAACTAACTTTGTACAAATGGTTAAGTCATTTCATCAAATCTCTAAGTTAAGAAAACTCTAATCAATCTTCAATAGCATAGACAAAAAAATTTCTCACTTGCACTAGATTTATTCAAAAACCACCGATAGCGTGAGTCAAAGAATCAGAGATAGGTTACTACCTAACCAGAACTTCAGGGTTAAGAAGGGGAATTGCTATGGTATACCAATCTCAAGGATATCAACTGAATCAAATCTAATAATTAGCTGAGTTTATCATTGAAAGAAAGTTGTAAGGTTTTGTTGTGATGATAATGAAAAAACAAATTTTATGAGCATGATTTTGAGAGTGTACTGGTTTATCTTTCTGTAGAGAAATTGGATAACTTACGTTGCTAATCATCTTTGCTAATTTTTAGCCAAAAGGTTCTGAAGAAGGCGAGATGAGGGGACCAGATTCTCCAGATATTGAGCCTGAGAAGCAGGTTTGTTGTGTATTACAATCACTTATTTTTGCAccattttataaattaaaatgtaAAAAGAATAAAGTAGTCAAGTAGCCACTTGAGAATGTTCTAGAATGTCTAAGGCGACATGAAGAGAAGAAAATTTTTAACGAATCAGTGTAGTTTAGGTTAGTTGTAGCTCAAGGAGGTCTGATTCTCACGAAGAACGAATTATTGTCTAATTTTCCCTGTCAGTTTGGGTTGACAGACATATGATGAATCCTTGTAAacggatgaaaaaaaaaaaaaaaaacaggaatGCAACTATGAAAGTTTATACATAGATTAAAGAGGGCTTAAAGTATATCAATGTGTTAAACACATTTGACCTTTTGAGCTACTTTAACTGACTAGTGATTGCTTATTTAAGCATTACTATCAGCATCATATCTTCAAGAAGAGTTTCTTCTGTATGCAACTTTGTTCCAATTTAATCATGATTTATATATTAATCAGGATTTTCAAGGTTGGCTTCCTGAGTATCAAGATGTCAACTTAAGTCATTTTCAGGTAGCTTTTTAGCTTGTAGTGTATGCATAGCCATGAAGAAATAGAGTTTACTTCCATTGACTAATTAATCGTTTAAGCTGCAGTCTTTCATATTGGCTGAGTGGAACAACTATTGGAGGCCAAACTTGGACAAGTGCTTTCAAatggtttgtttatttatttaattacaacTTGAAAAGGGCATGATTTGAGAGGAAGACCTAAAAAGACCATACATAAGGTGGTCCAAGGAAATCTATGAGTCAATAGTCTCAccgtagacatgatacatgatagggTGTAATAGCATCGTTTGatccatgtagccgaccccacttagtgggataaggctttgttgttattgttgttgttgaaaactGCATGATTTGATGATGTTTCGTCTTTTCCATTTGGTTAACTCCCAGATCTTCTTGAAAATGTCTCAAGTGCTAAGGGATGCTGGCCTTTGCATTGAAATGGTTAAGACTGTAAGTAATTTATGGCTTAATACTTGTTAGTTACTTGCTCCACATATGAATTGTCCGAGTGAAGTTTTTATTCATTTCAAGCTTGGAAAAACTGGTATTTGTCATAACATAATGTCTAGAATGAAGACCATATAATGCATCACCAACATTTTTATGGTGATGGAAGTTAAAAGGATTTGATCTCACTCAATTAAATTCCTTCATCTTTTTGTTCCTTCGTCAAGGTCAACTAATAGGCAACACTGAGTATGTTAGtttctgtttgatttttttgGGATATGATTATCCTTCTTGAATGAACTACTTGGTTTGATGGTAATGATTTTCATAGCATTCATAGTATATGTAGGGTCCAAGAAAAACCGCATCCAAAAGGTGTAATGTAAACAGCCTAACCTGATGCAAGTATTAATGGCTAATTTCACAACTTGAAATCCGGCGTGACATTGAGGTCACATTGAAACAACACAATTGTTGCTCTGAGATTCCTCCCTTCATAAGATGTTTGGAATAATATGTGATAACAGGCTAACAGCGAAGAGGAAAACACTAACATATTTCAAATTTGTAGCCAGGACTAACCAATCTATTGTCTAAGTTTACTTTAGAATAGATGTAGTATTTTTATCCAAATTATATCAAGTTAGAAGACTTCAATCAGAAGAGTTCTTCAACTTAGTCATTGAAAGATATGTGACATCAATTTAGTTAGATTTAGTCCAAAagtttaaaaatgttaaaattaatttataatgaaTTTTAATCATTCAACAACTAAAAAATGATGTCACAAATACTTAGAGAACTAAATTAATGTTTTAGCAACCCTTTCGAAAACCGAATCGATCTCCTAAACTTTTCAATAGCACCAGGATTTTTTGAGGAAAAATTTGGGGTTTTGCTCATTGTAGTTAGAACCAGGTTGACCAAACCAACTTAATGTTTCCAAACCTTCATGATATATGAGTTTGTGGTCAACGACTTGTAAATTGCAATAAATTCCAATACTAAAATAATCActgcttaatttttttttattggtttaTCTGAAGGAGTGGATGCCATTCTTGAAGAATCAAGTGTACACGTTCAAATCCAATCTTAAGTCTCACTATGATATTCTAAGTGCTGAAACTGTTGAGGCCTATAAAGCGTCCAAGAACCTTTTACTATCAAATTTTGTCAAGTTGCAAAGATCAGCCACCCCCTTCATGCAGGTATGAATAAATCTAAATTATACCTCTTTTCTTGTACAATTTTTCTATAGCTAAGCATGATGCAGTAGTAATGAACTAAAAATCTTATTTACCCTTGTAAGCCTTCGTTAAGAACTAAAAATCTAAACGCACTGTATATGCTTGATTAaaacactttatttatttatttaacatttttttttcttggaaGGAACTGATACCAGTTTTGAAGCATCATGTGCTGAATTTCATATATAATCTCAAGTTTCACTTTGACTTTATAAGGCTGGTATAGATAAATTTACATACAAATATTTGCCCCCTTTTTTTTGTATATAATTATTATATGGTGGAAATTTTACCAATATTGTCTTGTAAATCTTGACAGGAGATGTACAATTATGCTAAGCCTTATATGAATCAAATTGCAACCATGGCAAAGATTTACTTTGATACAACACTTGTGATCCTTGGAATTATAGTCAAGAAAATCATTATACTATTTCATGACTTGTGGAATGGCTGAAAGGCTCTCATTCTATGGTGTTTGGAGGGTATATATCTAGCTAGATTTTGTTATAATGCATATAACATGATACATTAAAAGAATCTTGATTACATGGATGAGCCATTATATATTTTGGTTGCCAAGTGATGGGTACTTTCTCTCATTTTATTAGACAAAGATTCATGAATTGACCCTATGGTTGATACACTTGAATTGATCATCCAAATTTGTGTGAAGCTAAAATTTTAGGATCATTCCTTAAGTGTTGAGATATTGATTTAAGATGATGAATTGGCATGTTATAAGTTAATGCAATATATTATGCCTTAggacttgtttgggtgagcttctaagaaaaaaattttttagaattatttttttttaaaagatcttatatagaagtaaaagtaaaaaagtatatatttttatctatcaattatgtttgggtataacaatataaaaatatttttttatttagttattacgtaaaaaagtatttttgttttgaagaaaaaaattttttataaaaagatgtaaattgtaacttcttaaaaaagatgtttttttttttaaatttttctaatattttttttactactagaaatttactGAATACGTTAAAaaattttcattgaaaaaaatatttttttatcaacgTAATGCATCTAAACAAACACTTAATTTTAACGAAAAAATTATATTGGTTAAAATATCTATTAAAAGTTTACTAATACATGAATAATTGAACAGAATATCCTCAACCAAGATATCCAGGACCATTTGATTGCGATGATAAGTTTCCAGCCAGTTTTATGGCgattagtttttgtttagtttgctTGTTCGATCAAATCAATTTGTAATCTTAGTCAAGCTGTTGATCTAAACCAAAAAGATGCCTTATTTGTCAAAATTAACAGTCCTTGTTAAATTTTTTCATCATACTGAAAATATAAGGGGTTTGAAAATGTTGTGTAACACTGAAAAATAACAggcaaatataaaatttaatttgatacaCAAAGTAAAATGGATAGCAAACAATAAATATTAAAATGCAGACTAAACATTATAACTAGAAAACTTGGAATCCAATTATTTCATCTCAAAAACACTTTCTTCTTCCATGCTTCTTCACATTGAATTTGGTGTTCTTTACTCTTGTATGCAATCTTTGATTTTTCGCAATTTCCAATATGGCATCTATTTCCTCCCCATATTCTTCTTCATAACACATAGCTCTCATTTCATCCCTTTTGATCCTAGCTTGATTTATTATTTGTTCATCCCATGTATTACAACGAACTGATCATCATCATAATAATAATCTATTAGCTCATGTGGAAGTCTTAAGTCCATCACACTCGCACAAATCTAGAGTTTGCAAATGGGGCCATCCATCGAGAATGGCGCGCAAACCGTGCATATCCAATCGAGTCATATGTAAAAAGAATTGTTGGTTAAACTTGAAGGATTTTAAGAGAGGAGTGTGCCGAGAGATAGCTTGTAATGCACGAAAAGAAACACGGTCGCAAAAGGTAAGATTAAGTTCCTCCAACAAAGGTAGCTTTTTAGTCATTTTAGACAATCCTTTGACTGTTATCTTGTGGTAGCCGTCGCACAGAACATCCACTGTAAAGCAatgatacaaaaataaaattggacCATGCAAATAAAggctaattttttataaaatgaaAACATTGGCGTTTTAGTTAGAAATTGGCGTAGTTAGTGTATTTGCAAATTGGTGGACGTGTCAGAGGAAAGCTTCAACAGGCAGGGGAGTGTTGCCAACACGAGGGGGCGTGCTGCCGTGCGGGACGTGTTGCCACGTGTCTCGGTTTGCTTGCGTGGTGATGCAACACGTGGGGCATGTTGAGTCAGCACGTGGGGATGTGTTGCCATGTGTCTCAGTCTGGTTGGTTGGTAAAGCAACACGTGGCGGAGGGCGTATTGAGTGCTCTCCCTATATAAAGCAAAGTTCGGTACCATTTTATTACGAAGAAGAGAGTTGTTTGAGTGTGTTATTAGTGTAATGGAGGGTACCGCAAATTTGGTGGTGTATCAAAACGGTGAGATTATACAAAATATTCATGAGGGAGTGAGTTTTGTGTGTGAGAATCTGTTTTTGTTTGTGATTCGATTTACCATGACGTTCATTGAGCTTCAGAACGGTCTCTGTCAAAGCATGGAGAACGATATGTTCGGGAGAGTGAGCAATATTCTGTATCGGAATTCTGTTATAATTTTTGGTGGTCTAATACAGTTTGATATTATACTGATCATTGACGAAGCAAGTATACAGAATATGTTCCATATTCACCGGCAGACTCAAGTGCGATAGCCAAAGATTGAGctttatgttgagtttgaaaatgTAGAAGAAGATGGGATTTACATGATTTAGATATAGAGGATGATAGAGTTGAAGTGTACGAAGGAATGAACAGTGATAACGAAGAGGTCTTTGAAGCTACTTATAAAGCCGGCGATGAAGACAAGGATGGTGCTGTGGGAGATGAGGCAGCAGTGGAGAATGTAGTGGTTCCTCCCGCAGTAAGTCAACCGATGGACATTCCACCTTTTATGCGTATCTTGGATCTTAACTCCATGCATACATCGGAATTTCCCGAATATGCAAACATAGGTACGTGATGAGTGAATAATACGTTTGTCTTCATTTATATTTTGGATGGATCAATTAGTAATGATTTCTGTTTTGCGTAGGTGTTGCTGATCCTGAGGACGGGGAGTTTAGGATCGAAATGGAATATAGTTCTAAAAAGTCTGTCGTCGCAGCAATCAGAAGTTACACTATCTCTGGAGGAGTCAACTACAATGTTTATGAGTCCAAGCCACAGAcattctatgcaaaatgcaagacGTATGTGTATGGGTGCGAATGGCTTATCCGAGCCAGCTTGATACAGAAAAAAGGTTGTTGGGAGATACAGAGATACAACAGTAGGCACATGTGCACCATGGGAACGATTTTACAGGATCATTCCAAGTTGGACTCGGACACAGTTGCTGAGGCTATAAGACCATTGGTTGAGACTGACCCGTCTATCAAGGTCAAATCTATAATTGCGGAAGTCCAGTTAAGGTTCAACTATACCATCAGTTATCcaaaggcttggttggcaaagtaAAAGTCCATAGCCAAAGTTTACGGTGGTTGGGAGGATTCTTACCAAGTTTTTCCATAGTGGCTCTCGGTCATGGTTCAGAAGATGATTGGCTCAATTGTCCAAATAGAAACACGACTGCTGTACAATGGGAGTGAGGAGGCGGACGGTGTCAGAATACTTTACTGCATATTTTGGAGTTACAATCCATGCATTAGGGcgttcaagcattgcaagcctcTACTTTAGGTTGACGGCACACACCTTTACGGAAAATACAACGGTACACTTCTGGTTGCTGTTTCACAATATGGGAAC is a window encoding:
- the LOC107637699 gene encoding uncharacterized protein LOC107637699 isoform X3; translation: MKKKICSSSTPSFMLSIIFIVFFVSFVLITMLLHRERQHQQHLFSLTTQLHQLNSKLSLLESSIEKINHELQSKEDDVAQMENVILEQENIAPIKNTMDSIQPKGSEEGEMRGPDSPDIEPEKQDFQGWLPEYQDVNLSHFQSFILAEWNNYWRPNLDKCFQMIFLKMSQVLRDAGLCIEMVKTEWMPFLKNQVYTFKSNLKSHYDILSAETVEAYKASKNLLLSNFVKLQRSATPFMQF
- the LOC107637699 gene encoding uncharacterized protein LOC107637699 isoform X1, producing the protein MKKKICSSSTPSFMLSIIFIVFFVSFVLITMLLHRERQHQQHLFSLTTQLHQLNSKLSLLESSIEKINHELQSKEDDVAQMENVILEQENIAPIKNTMDSIQPKGSEEGEMRGPDSPDIEPEKQDFQGWLPEYQDVNLSHFQSFILAEWNNYWRPNLDKCFQMIFLKMSQVLRDAGLCIEMVKTEWMPFLKNQVYTFKSNLKSHYDILSAETVEAYKASKNLLLSNFVKLQRSATPFMQELIPVLKHHVLNFIYNLKFHFDFIRLV
- the LOC107637699 gene encoding uncharacterized protein LOC107637699 isoform X2 translates to MKKKICSSSTPSFMLSIIFIVFFVSFVLITMLLHRERQHQQHLFSLTTQLHQLNSKLSLLESSIEKINHELQSKEDDVAQMENVILEQENIAPIKNTMDSIQPKGSEEGEMRGPDSPDIEPEKQDFQGWLPEYQDVNLSHFQIFLKMSQVLRDAGLCIEMVKTEWMPFLKNQVYTFKSNLKSHYDILSAETVEAYKASKNLLLSNFVKLQRSATPFMQELIPVLKHHVLNFIYNLKFHFDFIRLV
- the LOC107637699 gene encoding uncharacterized protein LOC107637699 isoform X4, with the translated sequence MKKKICSSSTPSFMLSIIFIVFFVSFVLITMLLHRERQHQQHLFSLTTQLHQLNSKLSLLESSIEKINHELQSKEDDVAQMENVILEQENIAPIKNTMDSIQPKGSEEGEMRGPDSPDIEPEKQIFLKMSQVLRDAGLCIEMVKTEWMPFLKNQVYTFKSNLKSHYDILSAETVEAYKASKNLLLSNFVKLQRSATPFMQELIPVLKHHVLNFIYNLKFHFDFIRLV